A stretch of Bombina bombina isolate aBomBom1 chromosome 2, aBomBom1.pri, whole genome shotgun sequence DNA encodes these proteins:
- the MRPL35 gene encoding 39S ribosomal protein L35, mitochondrial — protein MALYCVQGRIGLLTRYASCVFPHKGPNTTALLSPALKPKVPSIRNASGFASLVSRPAQNLSLPATTQPQTISGYLRPAQSLSILNRVTHLLPCILHQPARSLTYFGLRKGKRKTVRAVTQRFMRLHCGLWIRRRAGYKKRLWKKKAAKKKRLREIVFCNKTQCKLLDKMTSPFWKRRNWYINDPYQKYHDRTNLRV, from the exons ATGGCGCTGTACTGTGTGCAGGGCCGAATTGGTCTTTTAACAAG GTATGCATCGTGCGTATTTCCCCATAAAGGACCAAATACAACAG CTCTCCTGAGTCCTGCGCTGAAACCAAAGGTCCCCTCTATTAGAAATGCGTCTGGATTTGCCTCTCTAGTCTCCAGACCGGCACAAAATCTTTCTTTGCCGGCAACGACACAGCCACAAACTATATCTGGGTATCTAAGACCTGCTCAGAGTCTATCCATTCTTAACAG GGTAACACATCTACTTCCATGCATCCTCCACCAGCCTGCAAGATCCCTCACATACTTTGGCTTaagaaagggaaagagaaaaaCTGTTAGAGCCGTTACTCAACGCTTCATGCGACTACACTGTGGGCTGTGGATCCGGAGAAGG GCTGGCTACAAGAAAAGATTGTGGAAAAAGAAAGCGGCAAAGAAAAAGCGCCTGCGAGAAATTGTGTTTTGTAATAAAACTCAGTGCAAGCTCCTTGATAAGATGACCAGTCCTTTTTGGAAAAGACGCAACTGGTACATTAATGATCCATACCAGAAGTACCATGATCGCACTAACCTTAGAGTCTAG